One stretch of Eretmochelys imbricata isolate rEreImb1 chromosome 1, rEreImb1.hap1, whole genome shotgun sequence DNA includes these proteins:
- the LOC144273911 gene encoding uncharacterized protein LOC144273911: MGRGSPTPLRPCWACSNCCPSIKESSSAQSGLTAKEEGRLVEAQAQKPLQPFPVGARDPETQTGDMSLTADRQELESQRVTCTEEPGDPNVIGTTTSGSTVADESLKEWRQKSPALVHGARTHLLGIHICIYSKKKI; this comes from the exons ATGGGCAGAGGAAGTCCCACCCCTCTCagaccctgctgggcatgctccaactgctgtCCTAGTATAAAggagagcagctcagctcagtctgggctgactgccaAGGAGGAAGGGCGCTTGGTGGAGGCCCAAGCTCAGAAGCCGTTACAGCCCTTCCCTGTGGGAGCCAGAGATCCCGAGACTCAGACTGGAGACATGTCGCTTACAGCTGACCGGCAGGAGTTGGAGTCCCAGCGAGTTACCTGCACTGAGGAGCCTGGAGACCCCAATGTCATAGGAACTACAACGTCAGGCAGTACG GTAGCTGATGAATCCTTGAAGGAATGGAGGCAAAAGTCTCCAGCTCTAGTGCACGGGGCACGCACCCACCTACTTGGGATACACATCTGCATCTACTCGAAGAAAAAG ataTGA
- the RPS16 gene encoding small ribosomal subunit protein uS9 codes for MPAKGPLQSVQVFGRKKTATAVAHCKRGNGLIKVNGRPLEMIEPRTLQYKLLEPVLLLGKERFAGVDIRVRVKGGGHVAQIYAIRQSISKALVAYYQKYVDEASKKEIKDILIQYDRTLLVADPRRCESKKFGGPGARARYQKSYR; via the exons ATGCCGGCCAAGGGGCCCCTGCAGAGCGTCCAGGTCTTCGGGCGGAAG AAAACAGCAACTGCTGTTGCTCACTGTAAAAGAGGAAATGGTctcattaaagtgaatggaagACCCCTGGAAATGATTGAGCCTAGAACCCTACAGTACAAA CTGCTTGAACCTGTTCTCCTCCTGGGCAAGGAACGCTTTGCTGGTGTTGACATCAGAGTCCGTGTCAAGGGTGGCGGCCATGTAGCGCAAATCTACG CAATTCGTCAATCTATTTCCAAAGCATTGGTGGCTTATTATCAGAAGT ATGTTGATGAAGCTTCCAAGAAGGAAATCAAGGACATCTTAATCCAGTATGATAGGACCTTACTGGTTGCAGATCCTCGTCGCTGCGAGTCCAAGAAGTTTGGTGGACCTGGTGCCCGTGCACGCTACCAGAAGTCTTACCGTTAA